A region of Pontiella agarivorans DNA encodes the following proteins:
- the yciH gene encoding stress response translation initiation inhibitor YciH, protein MNSFDDLDIVFSTDKGRIKPEKKKPEVPKGDGIVRVGRETKGRKGKGMTVITGVPVHPQGLKDLAKQLKQKCGTGGTVKGRTIEIQGDHRDLLVAELQSMGYTVKKSGG, encoded by the coding sequence ATGAACAGTTTTGACGATCTGGATATTGTTTTCTCAACCGATAAGGGTCGGATTAAACCGGAAAAGAAAAAGCCGGAAGTGCCGAAGGGCGACGGCATTGTCCGGGTGGGCCGTGAAACCAAGGGCCGCAAGGGTAAAGGGATGACGGTGATTACCGGCGTTCCGGTGCATCCGCAAGGATTGAAAGACCTGGCGAAACAGCTGAAGCAGAAATGCGGAACAGGCGGTACGGTTAAAGGCCGGACGATTGAAATTCAGGGCGACCATCGCGATCTGCTGGTGGCTGAACTGCAGTCGATGGGCTACACGGTAAAAAAATCCGGCGGTTAA
- the fni gene encoding type 2 isopentenyl-diphosphate Delta-isomerase, which yields MAKINQRKLDHINIVSDDAAIDRNKFYFDRIHLTHRALPELNMAEIDPAVTFLGRKLSFPLLISSMTGGKDEELVKINRNLAVAAEAEGVALAVGSQRVFLSDRAARESFALREYAPTVPLLGNLGAVQLNYNVGFADCEAAVQVLDADGLYLHLNPLQEAVQPEGDTDFSDLRNKIATVVQQLKIPVVIKEVGAGISAQDVEHLLAAGVKYIDVAGSGGTSWSMVESRRSENPALGELFGDWGIPTPVALKMMKPFRHEMNVIASGGIRSGIDMAKSIILGASMCGLARPFLDPARESADAVRQVIQRLKREFVTAMFLLGTGRVENLKGKEELILNENWN from the coding sequence ATGGCAAAAATCAATCAGCGTAAACTGGATCATATCAATATCGTGTCGGACGATGCGGCGATTGATCGCAATAAATTCTATTTTGACCGGATTCATCTGACGCACCGTGCGTTACCGGAACTGAATATGGCGGAGATCGATCCCGCGGTAACCTTTCTCGGCAGGAAACTTTCATTTCCGCTGCTGATTTCCTCAATGACCGGGGGGAAGGATGAGGAGCTGGTGAAAATCAACCGCAATCTTGCTGTTGCGGCCGAGGCCGAGGGCGTGGCACTGGCGGTGGGATCGCAACGTGTTTTTCTTTCCGACCGCGCGGCGCGGGAAAGCTTTGCCCTGCGTGAGTATGCTCCGACGGTTCCGCTTCTAGGAAATCTGGGGGCGGTTCAGCTGAATTATAATGTGGGGTTTGCGGACTGCGAAGCGGCTGTGCAGGTGCTGGATGCCGATGGGTTGTATCTGCATCTGAATCCGCTGCAGGAGGCGGTTCAACCGGAGGGGGATACCGATTTTTCCGACCTTCGGAATAAAATTGCGACGGTTGTGCAGCAGTTGAAAATACCGGTCGTGATCAAAGAAGTCGGTGCGGGGATTTCCGCGCAGGATGTGGAACATCTGCTGGCGGCCGGTGTGAAATATATTGATGTTGCGGGCAGCGGCGGTACATCATGGAGCATGGTGGAGAGCCGCCGCAGTGAGAATCCCGCATTGGGTGAACTGTTTGGCGACTGGGGAATTCCGACGCCGGTTGCATTAAAAATGATGAAGCCGTTCCGGCATGAGATGAATGTGATTGCTTCAGGTGGTATCCGGAGTGGCATAGATATGGCTAAAAGTATTATTCTAGGTGCATCGATGTGCGGTCTGGCCCGCCCGTTTCTGGATCCGGCGCGGGAATCGGCGGATGCGGTGCGGCAGGTGATTCAGCGGCTGAAACGGGAATTTGTGACGGCGATGTTTCTGCTGGGAACGGGACGTGTTGAGAATTTGAAAGGCAAAGAGGAACTCATTCTGAATGAAAATTGGAATTGA
- a CDS encoding DUF3037 domain-containing protein gives MKNKLACNYTVLRFLPYPESEEFVNLGVAMACPDLHWFDFRLETRRVERITGFFPELKQNKESFIEGRKLFKEELERVREVLHNGYEKGQPQFKELAKQFNQTFLTLVRPREEAFCFSNPRTCLVDDPAQTLETLFEHYVERGFAQRQEYQEKLMEKRLRQVFSAKQILKHYTDHTFTGDLCTAHFPFVRQQDDRFTRAIRPLDLDKNETHQIVSHADAWKSKLERLKSIPEHPENTLFVVRKPTAGKQLDVCKQMCAELEQVGAVILPTEDQAGILGFAEMQ, from the coding sequence ATGAAAAATAAACTGGCATGTAACTATACGGTTCTTCGCTTTCTTCCGTATCCGGAAAGCGAAGAGTTTGTGAACCTTGGCGTTGCGATGGCGTGCCCGGATCTACACTGGTTTGACTTCCGGCTGGAAACACGGCGCGTGGAGCGCATTACCGGATTTTTTCCGGAACTGAAGCAGAACAAAGAATCTTTTATTGAAGGGCGAAAGTTGTTCAAAGAGGAATTGGAGCGCGTTCGCGAGGTGCTCCATAACGGATATGAAAAAGGGCAACCTCAGTTTAAAGAATTGGCTAAACAGTTTAATCAGACGTTTTTAACGCTGGTTCGTCCGCGGGAAGAGGCTTTCTGTTTCAGCAATCCGCGCACCTGTCTGGTGGATGATCCTGCCCAAACGTTGGAGACTCTATTTGAACATTATGTGGAACGGGGATTTGCTCAGCGACAGGAATATCAGGAAAAACTGATGGAAAAGCGTTTGCGGCAGGTTTTTTCCGCAAAGCAGATTTTAAAGCATTATACCGACCACACCTTTACCGGAGATCTTTGTACGGCGCATTTTCCGTTTGTTCGACAGCAGGATGACCGTTTTACACGGGCGATCCGCCCGCTGGATCTTGATAAAAACGAAACGCATCAGATTGTAAGCCATGCGGATGCCTGGAAGAGCAAACTGGAACGCCTGAAGAGTATTCCGGAACATCCTGAAAATACGCTGTTTGTTGTCCGTAAACCTACAGCTGGCAAGCAACTGGATGTCTGCAAGCAGATGTGCGCAGAGCTGGAGCAGGTGGGTGCTGTGATCCTTCCAACTGAAGATCAGGCCGGTATTCTCGGTTTTGCTGAGATGCAATGA
- a CDS encoding metallophosphoesterase family protein: MNKLTALCIGLILATVVPASHAQESIQNLRVVWSKDPGTQAVIVWDAPQADETARVLYDTRSHSDEQKNYLFNAPLSETGLYNESRAKKPKSAPADWTSESSPDLFYHQIQLQNLEPETIYYLTVKTARGMSREYHFKTAPEKQTPFKLIYAGDSRTHLEVARKISLQIREMIKQDDSIIALIHGGDYAVTTRRKVWKNWLEAYALTTTEDGQLLPIIPTIGNHDVPGKSPIFRQAYGYPGGERDYYTCRLTPDVSILCLNTEISAEGRQRAFLQSELEKLKKDHVKWQLAAYHKPAFPAIKQPSAAKVSWVPLFDKFNLDLVLESDGHCIKRTVPIRHGKEDPAGTVYLGEGGYGAPQRDPKPDRWYLQGENSFASKGDHIMLLEFNGDTIHYSTLLDTGETVDTATFKARR, from the coding sequence ATGAACAAATTAACGGCTCTATGTATTGGTCTAATCCTCGCAACTGTCGTTCCGGCATCGCACGCACAGGAAAGCATTCAGAATCTACGCGTCGTTTGGTCGAAAGATCCCGGCACCCAGGCGGTTATTGTATGGGATGCCCCCCAGGCAGATGAAACCGCGCGCGTGCTCTACGACACCCGGTCGCATTCGGACGAACAGAAGAATTATCTCTTTAACGCCCCCCTTTCTGAAACCGGTCTGTACAACGAAAGCCGCGCGAAAAAACCGAAATCGGCTCCTGCAGACTGGACCTCCGAATCCTCGCCGGACCTGTTCTATCACCAGATTCAGCTCCAAAACCTGGAGCCCGAAACGATCTATTATCTAACCGTAAAAACGGCCCGCGGAATGAGTCGGGAATATCATTTCAAAACCGCTCCGGAAAAGCAGACGCCCTTTAAACTGATCTATGCCGGCGACTCCCGAACCCATCTGGAGGTTGCCCGGAAAATCAGTTTACAGATCAGAGAAATGATCAAACAGGACGATTCGATTATTGCACTGATCCATGGCGGCGACTATGCCGTCACCACTCGGCGGAAGGTCTGGAAAAACTGGCTCGAAGCCTACGCACTCACCACAACCGAAGACGGACAGCTGCTTCCCATCATTCCAACCATTGGAAACCACGATGTCCCGGGAAAAAGTCCTATTTTCCGTCAAGCCTACGGCTACCCCGGCGGCGAACGCGACTACTATACCTGTCGACTGACCCCCGACGTCAGCATTCTTTGCCTGAACACCGAAATCAGTGCCGAAGGCCGGCAGCGGGCCTTTCTGCAATCGGAACTCGAAAAGCTGAAAAAAGATCATGTAAAATGGCAGCTCGCCGCCTACCACAAACCCGCCTTTCCGGCGATTAAACAACCCAGTGCGGCGAAGGTCAGCTGGGTACCGCTCTTTGATAAATTCAATCTGGATCTCGTGCTGGAATCGGATGGGCACTGCATCAAACGAACGGTACCCATTCGCCATGGAAAAGAAGATCCGGCCGGAACGGTCTATCTCGGCGAAGGAGGCTACGGAGCCCCGCAACGGGACCCGAAACCCGATCGATGGTATCTGCAGGGCGAAAATTCTTTTGCCTCAAAGGGCGATCACATCATGCTGCTGGAATTCAATGGCGATACGATTCATTATTCCACCCTCCTTGATACGGGCGAAACCGTAGACACCGCCACCTTCAAAGCCCGACGCTAG
- a CDS encoding CvfB family protein — MVEVGKWNKLAISRETDFGLVFDGLQLGEILMPNRYVSKAWNLGDKIEVFVYLDSEDRLTATTQKPKAQVGEFALLRCKDATPIGAFLDWGLPKDLFVPFREQRMKMRKGESYLVYLYYDKASERIVASAKLDKYLNSKRFYKNNEEVDLMVWQKSDLGYKFIINNERWGMVFHNEIFQALERGTRIKGYIKNVRPDGRIDLTLQKQGYEKVTDLTDVILEHLKKNDGFMPVTSKTSPEKINALFGVSKKTYKNAVGALYKKRLITIEDDGVRLV; from the coding sequence ATGGTTGAAGTGGGAAAATGGAATAAGCTGGCGATTTCGCGTGAGACGGATTTCGGGTTGGTGTTCGACGGGCTTCAGCTCGGTGAAATTCTGATGCCGAACCGCTATGTTTCCAAGGCCTGGAACCTTGGGGATAAAATTGAGGTGTTTGTTTATCTCGATTCCGAAGACCGCTTGACCGCGACGACGCAGAAACCGAAGGCGCAGGTGGGCGAATTTGCACTGCTGCGCTGTAAAGACGCCACGCCGATCGGTGCCTTTCTGGACTGGGGATTGCCGAAAGATCTCTTTGTTCCGTTCCGTGAGCAGCGGATGAAGATGCGCAAAGGTGAATCGTATCTGGTTTATCTGTATTACGACAAAGCGAGCGAGCGCATTGTGGCTTCCGCCAAACTGGACAAATATCTGAATTCCAAACGCTTTTATAAAAATAATGAAGAGGTGGATCTGATGGTCTGGCAGAAGTCGGACCTCGGTTATAAATTCATTATCAATAATGAACGTTGGGGCATGGTGTTTCATAATGAGATTTTTCAGGCCCTGGAACGCGGCACACGAATTAAGGGCTACATTAAAAATGTTCGGCCGGATGGACGGATTGATCTGACGCTGCAGAAACAGGGCTATGAAAAAGTAACGGATCTCACGGATGTGATTCTTGAACACCTGAAGAAAAATGACGGTTTCATGCCGGTCACCTCGAAAACCTCGCCGGAAAAAATCAACGCATTATTCGGGGTCAGCAAAAAGACCTATAAAAATGCTGTTGGTGCCCTGTATAAAAAACGCCTGATCACCATTGAAGACGACGGTGTGCGATTGGTTTAG
- a CDS encoding HipA family kinase has protein sequence MKQVVEIIARCAEGTCVSRPFRVRADDGSLYWIKGMGTGWNRNELCYELLCAKLASEIGLPVAGFEVLDVPEVLLEFCAVPGIRDLSAGPAFGSRYVEHVSSLLPVEVSSVPQDLRWKILLFDWWVQNEDRTLGEKGGNVNLLWNPVDQQLTVIDHNNAFDSEFDEVAFFEHHVFREERSRIPASFLLEQKQRFANMAGRFGDLIKDFPDEWVEQDERPGDFIPETANAILNRFDKLLDVFGGQANEK, from the coding sequence ATGAAACAGGTTGTCGAAATTATAGCGCGTTGTGCGGAAGGAACGTGTGTGAGTCGTCCGTTCCGGGTTCGGGCGGATGACGGCAGCTTGTATTGGATTAAGGGAATGGGCACCGGATGGAACCGAAACGAACTTTGTTATGAGTTGCTGTGCGCAAAACTTGCATCCGAAATCGGTTTGCCGGTGGCGGGGTTTGAGGTGCTGGATGTGCCGGAGGTGTTGTTGGAATTTTGCGCGGTTCCGGGGATTCGGGATCTGAGTGCCGGCCCGGCTTTTGGATCGCGGTATGTAGAACATGTTTCATCCCTTCTGCCGGTGGAAGTTTCGTCCGTCCCGCAGGATCTGCGGTGGAAAATTCTGTTGTTTGACTGGTGGGTTCAAAATGAAGACCGTACGCTCGGCGAGAAAGGTGGCAATGTGAATTTGCTGTGGAACCCGGTTGACCAACAATTAACGGTTATCGACCACAACAATGCGTTCGATTCGGAATTCGACGAAGTCGCATTTTTTGAGCACCATGTTTTCCGGGAGGAGCGGAGCCGGATTCCGGCCTCCTTTTTGCTTGAACAAAAACAGCGCTTCGCGAATATGGCGGGCCGGTTTGGAGATTTAATTAAGGATTTTCCGGATGAGTGGGTGGAACAGGATGAGCGTCCCGGCGATTTTATTCCGGAAACCGCAAATGCAATTTTAAACCGTTTTGATAAACTCCTCGATGTATTTGGAGGGCAGGCTAATGAAAAATAA
- a CDS encoding mevalonate kinase family protein encodes MKAVAPGKLILSGEHAVVYGKPAIAMAIDRSAVFELTPKEEQGVAFDLPGTGVSESHTVMALRDLKRRAEKKYREFLKGDVGIGYVLGAPADLFRFTFIHTMDGLHRTLDSGLVMKLRSSIPVGCGMGSSAATVLSEIRAIGHYFRVDFKPDWYYEYSLEAEKLQHGRPSGVDSYISLHGGCARFQNGVASSIALPRTQMFMVQTGVPATSTGECVMDVEKQFGNSGIWSEFEAVTNEFEQAIRSNNTQKLHWLVRENNRLLSAIGVVPEKVQRFIAEVEAWGGSAKICGAGSVAGECGGVVLVIADEMPRGICEKYGYAVSPVRGDPLGTRIV; translated from the coding sequence ATGAAAGCAGTGGCTCCAGGCAAGCTGATTCTCAGCGGTGAACATGCGGTGGTTTACGGGAAACCGGCCATTGCCATGGCGATCGATCGCAGTGCGGTATTTGAGCTGACTCCGAAAGAGGAACAGGGCGTCGCCTTTGATCTTCCCGGAACCGGCGTTTCCGAATCCCATACGGTGATGGCTCTGCGCGATCTGAAGCGCCGTGCTGAGAAAAAATACCGCGAATTTTTGAAAGGCGATGTCGGGATCGGCTATGTGCTCGGAGCGCCGGCCGATCTGTTCCGTTTCACCTTTATCCATACGATGGATGGATTGCATCGCACGCTTGATTCCGGGTTGGTGATGAAGTTGCGCTCCAGTATTCCGGTAGGCTGCGGAATGGGATCCTCGGCGGCCACGGTGCTGAGCGAAATCCGCGCGATCGGCCACTATTTCCGCGTCGATTTTAAACCTGATTGGTACTACGAATATTCGCTTGAAGCCGAAAAGCTGCAGCATGGCAGGCCGAGCGGTGTGGATTCCTATATTTCGCTGCACGGTGGTTGCGCCCGTTTTCAGAATGGCGTGGCCTCTTCCATTGCACTGCCGCGTACGCAAATGTTCATGGTGCAGACCGGCGTTCCCGCAACGTCCACCGGCGAGTGTGTGATGGATGTGGAGAAGCAGTTTGGAAACAGCGGAATCTGGAGCGAATTCGAGGCTGTGACCAACGAATTTGAACAGGCCATCCGGAGCAATAACACACAGAAGCTGCATTGGCTGGTTCGGGAAAATAACCGGTTGCTGTCGGCGATCGGGGTTGTTCCGGAAAAGGTTCAGCGGTTTATTGCTGAAGTCGAAGCGTGGGGCGGGTCCGCAAAAATCTGCGGTGCAGGATCCGTAGCCGGCGAGTGCGGTGGTGTGGTGCTAGTGATTGCCGATGAAATGCCGCGTGGAATCTGCGAAAAATACGGCTATGCCGTCTCGCCCGTGCGAGGCGATCCGCTGGGAACCCGAATCGTTTAA
- a CDS encoding DEAD/DEAH box helicase: MKKENDLQGIFGELLPEIGKAVTEAGYQTPSPIQEQAIPYLLQGRDMIGCAQTGTGKTAAFTLPILQYLVKKNKRPVSKRPEVLILAPTRELAAQIGDSVKKYGKHTKISHTVIFGGVGQHPQVKTIRRGVNILVATPGRLNDLVGQGLLDLGGVEIFVLDEADRMLDMGFIHDIKKVIKELPKKRQSLFFSATMEPKVKQLAESLVSHPAQVAIEPEKPAVERITQKVMFVKKEHKDDLILQLMASKKLDKVIIFTQMKHVANKVARKLEGVGVSAAAIHGNKSQGARTQALADFKSGKCRALVATDIAARGIDVKEISHVINYDMPVEPETYVHRIGRTARAGAEGDSISMCCAPERDYLRAIEKLIGFEIPRDLTHSWHSEKAMNATGADAKPGPKVRQQRGKPRVSSDGRLKSGRKGGRPSRIKSRRSKHG, encoded by the coding sequence ATGAAGAAAGAAAACGACCTTCAGGGCATTTTCGGAGAATTACTTCCAGAGATTGGAAAAGCAGTAACCGAAGCGGGCTATCAAACCCCCTCACCGATTCAGGAGCAGGCGATTCCGTATCTGCTGCAGGGCCGCGATATGATCGGCTGTGCCCAGACGGGGACCGGAAAAACAGCGGCCTTTACGCTGCCGATTCTCCAGTATCTTGTGAAAAAGAATAAACGACCGGTTTCCAAACGGCCGGAAGTGCTGATTCTTGCCCCGACGCGCGAGCTCGCGGCGCAGATCGGCGACAGCGTGAAGAAATACGGTAAACATACCAAAATTTCGCACACCGTGATTTTCGGCGGCGTTGGCCAGCATCCGCAGGTGAAAACCATTCGCCGCGGGGTGAACATTCTGGTGGCAACACCGGGGCGGTTGAACGATTTGGTGGGGCAGGGGCTGCTCGATCTGGGCGGCGTTGAAATCTTTGTGCTCGACGAAGCCGATCGTATGCTCGATATGGGTTTTATTCACGATATTAAAAAAGTGATTAAAGAGCTGCCGAAGAAACGGCAGTCACTCTTTTTCTCGGCCACAATGGAACCGAAGGTCAAGCAGCTCGCGGAGTCGCTCGTGAGTCATCCGGCGCAGGTGGCGATTGAGCCTGAAAAGCCGGCGGTGGAGCGGATTACCCAGAAAGTCATGTTTGTTAAAAAAGAGCATAAGGACGATCTGATCCTTCAGCTGATGGCCAGTAAAAAGCTGGATAAAGTCATCATTTTCACGCAGATGAAGCATGTGGCCAATAAAGTGGCACGAAAGCTCGAAGGTGTGGGTGTTTCAGCGGCGGCCATTCACGGCAATAAGAGTCAGGGCGCGCGTACGCAGGCGCTGGCCGATTTCAAGTCGGGCAAATGCCGTGCACTGGTGGCCACGGATATTGCGGCGCGCGGGATTGATGTGAAGGAAATTTCGCACGTCATCAACTATGATATGCCGGTGGAGCCGGAAACCTATGTGCACCGGATCGGCCGCACGGCCCGTGCCGGAGCCGAGGGCGATTCTATTTCGATGTGCTGCGCGCCGGAACGGGATTATCTGCGGGCCATTGAAAAACTGATCGGATTTGAAATTCCGCGCGATTTGACCCACAGTTGGCATTCCGAAAAGGCCATGAATGCAACGGGCGCTGACGCCAAACCGGGACCGAAAGTCCGGCAGCAGCGTGGCAAGCCGAGGGTCAGTTCCGACGGCCGGTTGAAGAGTGGTAGAAAAGGGGGCCGCCCGTCGCGGATTAAAAGCCGCAGGTCTAAACATGGTTGA
- a CDS encoding hydroxymethylglutaryl-CoA synthase, translated as MKIGIDRISFYTSHYFVDLKTLAEARKVDADKYYVGIGQEKMGIPAPDEDVVTLGASAAYPLMKEGELEEVELLLFATETGIDQSKAAGVYVHGLLELGPRCRTVELKQACYSGTAAIQMALGFVARNPAKKALVITSDVARYELGSPGEATQGCGSVAMLISADPRILAIDPEAGYYTEDVMDFWRPNYRSEALVDGKYSTMVYIHALIESWKQYAEESGRELTDFDRFCYHIPFTKMAEKAHQKLCRKCRVKTSREDMQHLLEESLRYSRITGNCYSGSMYVGLTSLLETGEEDLTGKRIGLYSYGSGCVGEFYSGVVQPGYRDVLFGDQHAKMLAERTELTYQQYEDIFHYGVPTDGGDYIFPQYKTGPFRFSGISQHKREYESLVDE; from the coding sequence ATGAAAATTGGAATTGATCGGATCAGCTTCTACACCTCTCATTATTTTGTAGATCTGAAAACACTGGCTGAAGCGCGTAAAGTGGATGCCGATAAATATTATGTGGGTATCGGGCAGGAAAAAATGGGTATACCTGCGCCGGATGAAGATGTAGTGACGCTGGGTGCAAGTGCGGCGTATCCGCTGATGAAGGAGGGGGAGCTTGAAGAGGTCGAGCTTTTGCTTTTCGCCACGGAAACCGGCATTGACCAGTCAAAGGCGGCGGGCGTCTATGTTCACGGGCTGTTGGAGCTGGGGCCGCGCTGCCGAACGGTTGAACTGAAGCAGGCGTGTTATTCCGGAACAGCGGCTATTCAGATGGCCCTCGGTTTTGTGGCGCGGAATCCGGCAAAAAAAGCGCTGGTGATTACGTCCGATGTGGCGCGTTATGAACTGGGCAGTCCGGGGGAGGCCACGCAGGGCTGCGGCTCGGTCGCGATGCTGATTTCCGCCGATCCGCGGATTCTGGCGATTGATCCCGAAGCGGGATATTATACGGAAGATGTCATGGATTTCTGGCGTCCGAATTATCGCTCGGAAGCGCTGGTGGACGGGAAGTATTCCACGATGGTCTACATCCATGCTCTCATAGAATCCTGGAAGCAGTATGCGGAAGAGTCCGGTCGTGAACTGACCGATTTCGACCGTTTCTGCTATCACATTCCGTTCACCAAAATGGCGGAAAAGGCGCACCAGAAGCTCTGCCGAAAATGCAGGGTGAAAACCTCGCGCGAAGATATGCAGCATCTGCTGGAGGAGTCGCTGCGTTACAGCCGGATTACGGGGAACTGTTATTCCGGATCGATGTATGTCGGCCTCACGTCCCTGCTTGAAACGGGGGAAGAGGATCTGACTGGAAAGCGCATCGGCCTTTACAGCTACGGTTCGGGATGTGTCGGCGAGTTTTACAGCGGGGTGGTTCAGCCCGGTTACCGCGATGTCCTCTTTGGGGATCAGCATGCAAAAATGCTCGCCGAACGCACGGAACTTACGTATCAACAGTACGAAGATATTTTTCATTACGGCGTGCCGACCGATGGCGGGGATTATATTTTCCCGCAATACAAAACCGGGCCGTTCCGGTTTTCGGGGATCAGTCAGCATAAACGGGAGTATGAATCATTAGTGGACGAATGA
- a CDS encoding mevalonate kinase family protein, with protein sequence MAEAAVIKTSAPGSLMLLGEHAVLHGNRALVGAIDRRIQVELFQTPENVLEIDSALGNYRASLSSLEDDPRFRFVLQAVRQHLGAIPSGFRLKIHSEFSADIGFGSSAAVTVAVHAALMFWLEGIEAAPEQLFEAALKTVQTVQGRGSGSDLAASVFGGIVGYTIDPDFIPLEVSIPLTAVYCGYKTPTPDVILRVEQLKADDPAKYERIYAEMNASAQNAVSKLRNHDFPGFGKILNRNQELMDEMGVNTPELQIIVNALQQSPDIFGAKISGSGMGDCAIGIGYTDLKELEFPVHHLEITPTGCCCHA encoded by the coding sequence ATGGCCGAAGCTGCCGTCATCAAAACCTCGGCTCCGGGCAGTCTGATGCTGTTGGGCGAGCATGCTGTGCTCCATGGAAACCGCGCATTGGTCGGTGCCATTGACCGGCGCATTCAGGTGGAACTTTTCCAGACTCCGGAAAATGTGCTGGAAATCGATTCCGCTCTCGGAAATTACCGGGCATCGCTCAGCAGTTTGGAGGACGATCCCCGTTTTCGTTTTGTGTTGCAGGCTGTGCGGCAGCATCTCGGTGCTATCCCGTCGGGATTTCGTCTGAAGATACATTCTGAATTTTCGGCCGACATCGGTTTCGGTTCGTCGGCCGCGGTGACCGTGGCCGTGCATGCGGCGCTGATGTTCTGGCTGGAGGGCATAGAAGCCGCACCGGAGCAGCTGTTTGAGGCCGCTCTGAAAACAGTACAGACCGTGCAGGGGCGGGGGTCCGGTTCTGATCTGGCCGCCAGTGTGTTCGGCGGAATTGTCGGGTACACGATTGATCCGGATTTTATTCCCCTTGAAGTTTCGATTCCATTGACCGCGGTTTACTGCGGGTACAAAACGCCGACACCGGATGTCATTCTGCGGGTGGAACAGCTCAAGGCGGATGATCCCGCGAAGTATGAGCGCATTTATGCGGAAATGAATGCAAGTGCGCAGAACGCGGTTTCCAAACTTCGGAATCACGATTTTCCAGGGTTTGGAAAAATTCTCAACCGGAATCAGGAATTGATGGATGAGATGGGGGTGAATACGCCGGAGCTTCAGATTATCGTCAATGCGCTGCAGCAGTCGCCGGATATTTTCGGCGCGAAAATTTCCGGTTCGGGCATGGGCGATTGCGCCATCGGAATCGGTTATACGGATTTAAAGGAGCTGGAATTTCCGGTGCATCATCTGGAAATCACACCGACCGGATGTTGTTGTCATGCGTAA
- a CDS encoding ion transporter yields the protein MRNQPLKEKLFIIIFGADTPAGKAFDVGLFAAILISVGLTMLNSVHSVRDAHGLLVSSLNTVFTVLFTIEYVLRLYCAKNPVKYAHSFFGVVDLLAVLPFYLGLFIDNAEFLDVIKVLRMLRIFRVLKMAQYVGEADLLLNALMASRRKIGIFLVTVLTLVIIVGSLMYAIEGEQHGFNSIPQSVYWAIITVTTVGYGDMAPQTPLGQTLAAFLMIIAYSIIAVPTGIITAEVGLSTAMKRRGKICPSCKRGPHDTDAKYCKFCGAALD from the coding sequence ATGCGTAATCAGCCGCTGAAAGAAAAGCTGTTTATCATTATCTTCGGGGCGGATACTCCGGCGGGAAAAGCCTTTGATGTCGGGCTTTTTGCGGCCATTCTGATCAGCGTCGGGCTGACGATGCTCAACAGCGTGCATTCTGTTCGCGATGCACACGGTCTGTTGGTTTCATCGCTCAACACGGTATTCACGGTGCTGTTTACCATTGAATATGTTCTGCGGCTCTACTGTGCAAAGAACCCGGTTAAATATGCGCACAGTTTTTTCGGGGTGGTGGATTTGCTGGCGGTGTTGCCGTTTTACCTGGGGCTCTTTATTGATAATGCGGAATTTCTGGATGTCATAAAAGTGCTGCGGATGCTGCGTATATTCCGTGTACTGAAAATGGCGCAATATGTCGGCGAGGCGGACCTGCTGCTGAATGCGCTGATGGCCAGCCGGCGCAAAATCGGTATTTTCCTCGTCACGGTGCTGACGCTGGTAATTATTGTCGGATCGCTGATGTATGCAATTGAGGGCGAGCAGCATGGATTCAACAGTATTCCGCAGTCGGTGTATTGGGCGATCATTACGGTGACGACGGTGGGCTATGGCGATATGGCGCCGCAGACGCCGCTGGGTCAGACGCTGGCGGCTTTCCTGATGATTATTGCCTACAGCATCATTGCAGTGCCTACCGGAATTATTACGGCGGAGGTGGGTCTTTCCACAGCGATGAAGCGCAGAGGAAAAATCTGTCCGTCTTGTAAAAGAGGGCCGCACGATACCGATGCAAAATACTGTAAATTCTGTGGAGCGGCGCTGGATTAA